In the genome of Nevskiales bacterium, the window GAGCGGAGCATCATGACCGCACAGCCACTGGTAAGCGTGATCCTGCCGACACATAACCGCGCGACAATGCTTGGGCGCGCCATCCGCAGTGTGTTGGCACAGACTTATCGCAATCTGGAGCTGCTGGTCGTGGACGATAACTCCACGGATGACACCGAGAGTGTCGTACGCCGGATTCAAGATCCCAGACTGCGGTATATGCGCCTGTCAGAAAACCGTCGCGCGGCTGCGGCCCGAAACATCGGCATCCGCGAAGCGCGAGGGGATCTGATAGCGTTCCAGGATGATGACGATGTGTGGCTCATCGAGAAGCTGGCTCGGCAAGTGCCGGCGCTGATGGATGCCGGTCCGGAAGTCGGTCTCAATCTGTGCGGCAAGATCCGTCTTTTCCCCGACCGCGCCGAATATGTTGGGGGCAGCAAAGCATTCGCACGCCTGGATTTCGAGCGTGGCGGCCCATTGGATGGCTTCATGCTGATCTCGACACCCGGGTGGCTGGTACGGCGTGAGGCGTTGCTGCAGGCAGGTCTGTTCGACGAAGACATGCGAGCATGGGATGACTGGGAGCTTGCCTTGCGGCTGACGCGGATATGCCGCTTCAATCACATCGATTACCCCTTGTATCTGCAGAACCGGATCGAGGGCAGCAGCATGTGGAAGAATGAGCGTGCCTTCTCGAACGACCTTCAGATTATCCTGCACAAGAACCCTGGATTGTGGCAGCAGCATCGGCAAGTACTCTCCCGGAACTATTACTACATGGGGCGCAGCGAGCTGACGTATCACGATTCCAGCCGTGGGCGTCGCTGGCTGTGCCAGGCCCTGCGCTATCAGCCATGGAACTTTAAGGCGGCAGTAATGCTGCTAGTCTCGCTGGGAGGTGCGCCGGCGGCGCGCCGGTTACTGCAGCATGGACGATCCCTGAAAATGCGACTGGCTATGGTCATCGCGCCCTTGCGCCGGTTAGTGACTTGAGCACTGTAATGCACCCAATATCATCCGTACCTGGTCATGCAACCCCCAACCGTTAGTGTCATCCTGCCCACTTATAATCGCGCCTCGACGCTGAGACGCGCGATCACCAGCGTGCTCTCACAGGACACTACAGCTCCACTGGAGCTCATCGTGGTGGACGACAACTCCACTGACGGAACTGCGGATGTCGTGGCAGCGATCCAGGATGAACGCCTGCACTATATCCGCCGGACGACGAATGGCGGTGCATCGGCGGCACGCAACGCAGGGATCATGGCCGCGCGTGGCCGCTATATCGCTTTTATTGATAGTGACGATGAATGGTTGCCATTCAAGCTCGAGAAACAGCTGGCGGCTCTTGATGCCGCCGGTACGGACATCGGGATGGTCGTGTGCGGCTTAATTCGCTGGGACAAGCGCCAGGCTGTTTATCTGCCGCCGCCAGACCGCCGGCGGCAGCGCGAGCGCAATCTCAAGCGGGAGATTATCCGGCAGAATTTTGCGCTAACCTCATGTTGGCTGGTACGTCGCGAGTTTTTCGATCGCGTGGGGCCTTTCGATGAGCAACTCAAATGCCTGGTTGACTGGGAATGGCTGCTGCGGTTTTGCTTGCGTTACGATCTTTGTCTGATTGAAGAACCCCTGTTGATGGTGTATGCCAGCCCTGACAGCATCTCGAGCAGGGAACTGGATTACATCGAGTCTCTTGAGAAGATGCTGTATAAGCATGCCAGTGCGCTTGTACATGACCGCCGCAGCTTGTCGAACCTGCACTATGTGCTCGGTAAGAAGTACTGCCTCTATCGCAGCATGCGCGAGGGCCGCCTGCATTTGCTGCAGGCAATACGACTTTATCCGCTGGATTTGCGGGTGATCGCTGCCTTGCTGCTCTCGTTGCTTGGCATGCGGCTATTTACCCTGGTCTGGCGCTCGGTCAGGCATTCGAAGGGGTTTGTTGCATGAAACTCGCCGGCATTCATTTGACGGCTCTCTTCAGCATATGCCCATGCCGGTAGATGCGGGAGGAGACAACTGAATGATCCCTGTGGCTGCCGATTTGCGTCCGGTGCTCGTAGTGGGTGTGTTCGACTTATTCCACCGTGGCCACGTGGAGTTGCTGCGGCGCGCCCGTGAATTGGGCAGTTGCCTGCACGTTGTTGTCAACGGCGACCACCTGACTTCGGCGTACAAGCGTAGGCCGGTCATGACGGAGGATGATCGTCTGGCCATCGTATCGGCCTGCCGCTATGTCGATCGGGCAGAAGTAAGTAACGACTACGATATCAAGCCTTATGTGGAGCGACACGGGATTCGCGTCATTGTTCATGGTGATGACTGGGAAAGAGCCAGCTATCTGCACCAGATCCGAGTAACTGAAGATTATCTGAGAGCGCGCGACATGGAGCTGGTATTTCTTCCGTACTATCGGGGCGAGAGCACCTCCGACCTTCGGCGACGGATACGGGAAGAGAGGCCATGAACAGCCCGGCTGACGACAAGCGTCGTCTGCTGCATGTGCCGGCCCGATTCGATATTTATTCGAGCCTGGATGAAACTTGCGTAGCCTTGAGCAAGGCGATCGAACGTCACTGTGCAAGGGATCCCCGCGCTGTTCTCTTCTCAGGTGACAGTCATACGGCAGATGCTGCACGCATCGTCGCTTCCGAGCTCAGTAAGACAGGGCTGAACTGCTATCAGCATCGCGTGAGCGATAGCACGCTGGCTGAAGTGCGCGAAGCTGTCAGTTCCCTGCGGGGTAACGCGGACATTCTGGTTGCGGTCGGTGGTGGATCGGTCATCGATGTGGCAAAGCTGGCCGCTCATGAGTTGGGACAACCGCTGATCATCATTCCCACTGCCTTGTCGAGTGACTGCATCGGCTCGCCGGTTGCCGTCATCAAGGATGATAATGGACACAGGCAAAGTTTACCGTCGGTCATACCCAATCAAGTTCTGGTGGATACCAGTATTACCCTTACAGCGCCGCAGGAAATGGCGCTGGCGGGCGTATGCGATGTTTTGTCGAATGCCTCCGCTGTTCTGGACGCCGGCGAGGCGCAACAACAGGTCGGGTATGTGCCCGATAATTTTTCCATCACGCTGTCTGAAAGTGCATACCGACTCGTACTGCCGGTTAACTGGGATTATTTCAACACTGCCGCAGGCCATCGTGTTCTGTGCAAGTCACTCATCCTTTCCGGACTTGCCATGGGGTTCTCGGGAGACTCGGTACCGTGCAGCGGGGCAGAGCATGCCATCAGCCATGCCTTGGACCGCTTGAATCCACGAAGGCGGCTACATGGATTACAGGTTGGCATGACGACACGCTACTGCCATCATTTGCGTCGACTGCTGAACAAAAAGGAATTGCCTTCGGCTGTGGTACAGGCATTGGACAGTCTGGACCTGTTGACACCCGAAGCCATGGGCATAACCCAAGATGTCTTTCTGCGGGCAGTCCGGTTGGGCACTGCCATACGTCCGGGGCGCTACACTGTGCTCAACCAGCTTCCTGAAGAACCCGCGCTACTCGAGGAAGCCTACCGCCTCGCCTTCACTTAAACTCCTGCAGACATTAACGTTCATTGGCCAGCCAGGCAGCCGGCATACACGGTCTCAATCTGCTGGAGGCAGTGCTCGGGCCGATACTCACTGCAGGACCAGAAGCGATGGTATGCCTCCTGGCCAAGCCGGATCGTATAGTCCTTGTCGGATTGCATTCGGCGCATGATTTCCGCCAGC includes:
- a CDS encoding adenylyltransferase/cytidyltransferase family protein encodes the protein MIPVAADLRPVLVVGVFDLFHRGHVELLRRARELGSCLHVVVNGDHLTSAYKRRPVMTEDDRLAIVSACRYVDRAEVSNDYDIKPYVERHGIRVIVHGDDWERASYLHQIRVTEDYLRARDMELVFLPYYRGESTSDLRRRIREERP
- a CDS encoding glycosyltransferase family 2 protein, whose product is MQPPTVSVILPTYNRASTLRRAITSVLSQDTTAPLELIVVDDNSTDGTADVVAAIQDERLHYIRRTTNGGASAARNAGIMAARGRYIAFIDSDDEWLPFKLEKQLAALDAAGTDIGMVVCGLIRWDKRQAVYLPPPDRRRQRERNLKREIIRQNFALTSCWLVRREFFDRVGPFDEQLKCLVDWEWLLRFCLRYDLCLIEEPLLMVYASPDSISSRELDYIESLEKMLYKHASALVHDRRSLSNLHYVLGKKYCLYRSMREGRLHLLQAIRLYPLDLRVIAALLLSLLGMRLFTLVWRSVRHSKGFVA
- a CDS encoding iron-containing alcohol dehydrogenase, translated to MNSPADDKRRLLHVPARFDIYSSLDETCVALSKAIERHCARDPRAVLFSGDSHTADAARIVASELSKTGLNCYQHRVSDSTLAEVREAVSSLRGNADILVAVGGGSVIDVAKLAAHELGQPLIIIPTALSSDCIGSPVAVIKDDNGHRQSLPSVIPNQVLVDTSITLTAPQEMALAGVCDVLSNASAVLDAGEAQQQVGYVPDNFSITLSESAYRLVLPVNWDYFNTAAGHRVLCKSLILSGLAMGFSGDSVPCSGAEHAISHALDRLNPRRRLHGLQVGMTTRYCHHLRRLLNKKELPSAVVQALDSLDLLTPEAMGITQDVFLRAVRLGTAIRPGRYTVLNQLPEEPALLEEAYRLAFT
- a CDS encoding glycosyltransferase family 2 protein, producing MTAQPLVSVILPTHNRATMLGRAIRSVLAQTYRNLELLVVDDNSTDDTESVVRRIQDPRLRYMRLSENRRAAAARNIGIREARGDLIAFQDDDDVWLIEKLARQVPALMDAGPEVGLNLCGKIRLFPDRAEYVGGSKAFARLDFERGGPLDGFMLISTPGWLVRREALLQAGLFDEDMRAWDDWELALRLTRICRFNHIDYPLYLQNRIEGSSMWKNERAFSNDLQIILHKNPGLWQQHRQVLSRNYYYMGRSELTYHDSSRGRRWLCQALRYQPWNFKAAVMLLVSLGGAPAARRLLQHGRSLKMRLAMVIAPLRRLVT